From the Entomomonas sp. E2T0 genome, one window contains:
- a CDS encoding DUF3488 and DUF4129 domain-containing transglutaminase family protein has product MTGNTALVTRNGLTWLLIAQALAIFPLLFYLPWWTLGLWLGCALWRIQIYRMKFNYPNKIIKVGLVVVIGVGIYLTRGTVLGLEGGLALLVAAFSLKLIELKTKRDALVILYIGFLVVTTLYLYDNSFAWVSYSLLPIVTLIAALIGLNQIKLATHSFATVKLASILLLQALPLMLVLFFFFPRLDPLWTLPMPKKQQVTGVSNKMTPGEIANMAKSSELVLRATFTDGNIPARNKLYWRALTLETYNGRTWTQAWDVEYHIGKEPIWRAVPNNRDQTSYSIIMQPSSQTWVIALDTAQTLPNHVVRSADFHLERNKPIDTVYSYQLTSTLNALKEPNQTPRVNINQQLPVNNSDPRARAFGEELRKTYQGNTSQIVDALLKRFHNEPYHYTLNTPDLGQNSVDAFFFDTKRGFCEHYASATTFILRAAGIPARVILGYQGGEINTAGNFVQVRQFDAHAWVEYWEQGKGWVTIDPTFQVAPSRIEAGLNEALSEDEQTQAGNNALIGYGTDSIFTKLRMSWENFNNEWDIFISGYNTDQQRGILQKIFGKTNLTYLGILLVIGIVVITVIWMLLLLKPWKREKDPVLRYYQQFERLLAVQGIRRELGEGPNDFALRAMQALPSYQEQIKAFNEAFIAQQYAGQNSLHTLKQALENFRKALPWKKKMRG; this is encoded by the coding sequence ATGACAGGAAATACTGCATTAGTTACTCGTAATGGTTTAACTTGGTTATTGATTGCTCAAGCATTAGCTATTTTCCCTTTATTATTTTATTTACCTTGGTGGACTTTAGGTCTTTGGTTAGGGTGTGCTTTATGGCGCATCCAAATTTACCGAATGAAATTTAATTACCCCAATAAAATTATCAAAGTTGGTTTGGTTGTTGTTATTGGTGTTGGTATTTATTTGACGCGTGGTACTGTTTTAGGATTAGAAGGTGGGCTTGCGTTACTTGTTGCTGCTTTTTCATTAAAGTTAATAGAACTAAAGACTAAACGAGATGCATTAGTTATTCTTTATATAGGTTTTTTAGTAGTAACTACACTTTATCTTTATGATAATAGTTTTGCTTGGGTAAGTTACTCATTATTGCCCATAGTGACCTTAATAGCTGCACTAATAGGACTTAACCAAATAAAATTGGCTACGCATTCATTTGCTACAGTGAAGTTAGCAAGTATTTTATTATTGCAAGCATTGCCATTAATGCTCGTTTTATTTTTCTTTTTCCCAAGGCTAGATCCTTTATGGACATTGCCTATGCCTAAAAAACAGCAAGTTACAGGGGTCTCAAATAAGATGACACCTGGTGAAATTGCTAATATGGCAAAATCTTCAGAATTAGTATTGCGTGCTACTTTTACAGATGGCAATATTCCGGCACGAAATAAATTATATTGGCGGGCTTTAACTTTAGAAACTTATAATGGTCGTACTTGGACGCAAGCATGGGATGTTGAATACCATATAGGTAAAGAACCAATTTGGCGCGCAGTACCAAATAATAGAGATCAAACAAGTTATAGTATTATTATGCAACCTAGCTCACAGACTTGGGTTATAGCATTAGATACTGCCCAAACTTTACCTAATCATGTGGTTCGTTCAGCAGATTTCCATTTAGAACGTAATAAACCAATAGATACAGTTTATTCATATCAGTTAACCTCAACACTTAATGCATTAAAGGAACCTAATCAAACACCTCGTGTTAATATTAATCAACAGCTGCCCGTTAATAATAGTGATCCTCGTGCTAGAGCATTTGGTGAAGAGTTAAGAAAAACTTATCAAGGAAACACTAGTCAGATTGTAGATGCATTATTAAAGCGTTTTCATAATGAGCCCTACCACTATACATTGAATACACCAGATTTAGGACAAAATAGTGTTGATGCTTTCTTTTTTGATACCAAAAGAGGATTTTGTGAACATTATGCCAGTGCTACTACTTTTATTTTAAGGGCAGCAGGAATTCCAGCTAGGGTCATACTAGGTTACCAAGGAGGTGAAATAAATACAGCAGGTAATTTTGTACAAGTTCGGCAGTTTGATGCACATGCGTGGGTTGAGTATTGGGAGCAAGGAAAGGGCTGGGTAACGATTGACCCTACTTTTCAAGTAGCGCCAAGCCGTATCGAAGCGGGATTAAATGAAGCATTGTCAGAAGATGAACAAACACAAGCAGGTAATAATGCTTTGATTGGATATGGTACAGATAGTATTTTTACTAAGTTACGTATGAGTTGGGAAAACTTTAATAATGAATGGGATATTTTTATCTCAGGTTATAATACGGATCAACAACGTGGTATCTTACAAAAGATCTTTGGTAAAACAAATCTTACTTATTTAGGAATATTATTAGTAATAGGTATTGTTGTAATCACAGTAATATGGATGCTGCTATTATTAAAACCATGGAAACGTGAAAAAGATCCAGTGCTTAGATATTATCAACAGTTTGAGAGGTTGCTTGCTGTACAAGGTATTAGACGAGAGTTAGGCGAGGGGCCAAATGATTTTGCATTAAGGGCTATGCAAGCGCTACCTAGCTATCAAGAGCAAATTAAAGCATTTAATGAAGCGTTTATTGCTCAACAGTATGCAGGACAAAATTCTTTACATACATTAAAGCAAGCATTGGAAAACTTTAGAAAAGCGTTACCATGGAAGAAAAAAATGAGAGGATAA
- a CDS encoding universal stress protein, with translation MAYKHLLVAIDLTEESPHVIQQATELANLYQAKVSLIHILEPVSLAFGGDVPMDLSTLQQEQMQHARERLDTYITDYPTLTSEQCFLCYGQARQEIHRVAQENDCDLIVVGSHGRHGLALLLGSTTKDLLQNAPCDILAIALQHKTNNE, from the coding sequence ATGGCTTATAAACATCTACTTGTTGCAATTGACCTAACTGAAGAAAGTCCACACGTTATACAACAAGCTACTGAACTAGCAAACCTATACCAAGCTAAAGTTTCATTAATTCATATTTTAGAACCCGTTTCACTCGCCTTTGGTGGTGATGTACCAATGGATTTGTCTACCTTGCAACAAGAGCAAATGCAACACGCTCGGGAAAGATTAGATACTTATATAACTGATTATCCTACCTTAACAAGCGAGCAATGCTTCTTATGCTATGGCCAAGCTCGTCAAGAAATTCATCGGGTAGCCCAAGAAAATGATTGTGATCTTATTGTAGTAGGCAGTCACGGTCGTCATGGACTTGCTTTATTATTAGGTTCAACTACCAAGGATTTATTACAAAACGCTCCTTGTGATATTTTAGCTATTGCCCTGCAACACAAAACCAACAACGAATAA
- a CDS encoding acyl-CoA dehydrogenase — translation MTNKASFVWDDPLLLDQQLTEEERMVRNTAQQFAQDKLAPRVSNAFRNETTDPNIFREMGETGLLGCTIPEAYGGSGLNYVCYGLIAREVERVDSGYRSMMSVQSSLVMVPINEFGTEAQKQKYLPKLATGEWIGCFGLTEPNHGSDPGGMETRARKVDGGYQLSGNKMWITNSPIADVFVVWAKDDEGKIRGFILEKGWKGLSAPAIHGKVGLKASITGEIVMDSVFVPEENAFPDVRGLKGPFTCLNSARFGIAWGALGAAEDCWHVARQYVLDRKQFGRPLAANQLIQKKLADMQTEITLGLQGCLRLARMKDEGTAAVEITSIMKRNSCGKALDIARLARDMLGGNGISDEFSIARHLVNLEVVNTYEGTHDIHALILGRAQTGLQAFY, via the coding sequence ATGACTAATAAAGCGAGCTTCGTTTGGGATGACCCATTACTGTTGGACCAGCAATTAACAGAAGAAGAGCGTATGGTACGTAATACCGCTCAACAGTTTGCCCAAGATAAATTAGCTCCCCGCGTTTCCAATGCATTCCGTAATGAAACAACCGACCCCAATATTTTCCGTGAAATGGGAGAAACTGGTTTACTTGGTTGTACGATTCCTGAAGCCTATGGTGGCAGCGGTTTAAATTATGTTTGCTACGGCCTTATCGCTCGTGAAGTTGAACGTGTTGACTCTGGCTACCGTTCTATGATGAGTGTGCAATCCTCATTAGTAATGGTACCTATTAATGAATTTGGTACTGAAGCACAAAAACAAAAATATCTTCCTAAATTAGCCACTGGTGAATGGATCGGTTGCTTTGGCCTAACTGAACCTAATCATGGTTCAGACCCAGGTGGAATGGAAACTCGTGCTCGTAAAGTAGATGGTGGTTACCAATTATCAGGTAATAAAATGTGGATCACTAATAGTCCTATTGCTGATGTATTTGTAGTATGGGCGAAAGATGATGAAGGTAAGATCCGTGGTTTTATTCTTGAGAAGGGCTGGAAAGGTCTTTCTGCACCTGCTATTCATGGCAAAGTAGGCTTAAAAGCATCTATTACAGGTGAAATTGTAATGGATAGCGTATTTGTACCTGAAGAAAATGCTTTCCCAGATGTTAGAGGCTTAAAAGGTCCTTTCACTTGCTTAAACTCAGCACGCTTCGGTATTGCATGGGGTGCTCTAGGTGCTGCAGAAGACTGCTGGCATGTAGCTCGCCAATATGTACTAGACCGTAAACAATTTGGTCGTCCTCTAGCTGCTAATCAGCTTATCCAAAAGAAACTAGCAGATATGCAAACTGAAATTACCTTAGGCCTACAAGGCTGTTTACGTTTAGCACGTATGAAGGATGAAGGTACCGCAGCTGTTGAAATCACTTCTATTATGAAGCGTAACTCATGTGGTAAAGCATTAGATATAGCCCGTTTAGCACGTGATATGCTAGGTGGGAATGGCATTAGTGATGAATTCAGTATTGCTCGTCATTTAGTAAATCTAGAAGTAGTTAATACCTATGAAGGAACCCATGATATCCATGCGTTAATTCTTGGTCGTGCCCAAACTGGTCTTCAGGCATTCTACTAA
- the trmL gene encoding tRNA (uridine(34)/cytosine(34)/5-carboxymethylaminomethyluridine(34)-2'-O)-methyltransferase TrmL, producing MFHIILFQPEIPPNTGNIIRLCANIGCQLHLIKPLGFILDDKRLRRAGLDYHEFAQVKQYDSLQDCLQILDYPRLFAFTTKATHIYSDVQYQLGDALLFGPETRGLPMEILNSLNDQQKVKLPMQPNSRSLNLSNTVAIASYQVWQQLGYKIKT from the coding sequence ATGTTTCATATCATTTTATTTCAACCTGAAATTCCGCCCAATACAGGAAATATCATTCGTCTTTGTGCCAATATAGGTTGTCAGTTACATCTAATAAAACCTTTAGGCTTTATTTTAGATGATAAAAGATTACGTCGTGCAGGATTAGACTATCATGAATTTGCACAAGTAAAACAATATGATAGCTTACAAGATTGTTTGCAAATACTAGATTATCCTAGACTTTTTGCTTTTACCACTAAAGCAACCCATATTTATAGCGATGTACAGTATCAATTAGGTGATGCTTTACTTTTTGGACCAGAAACTCGTGGCTTACCCATGGAAATTTTAAATAGCCTAAATGATCAACAAAAAGTAAAACTCCCCATGCAACCCAATAGCCGTAGCTTAAATTTATCTAATACAGTAGCAATTGCAAGCTATCAGGTATGGCAACAGCTTGGTTACAAAATAAAAACTTAG
- a CDS encoding response regulator transcription factor encodes MKILVIEDNKDILINVVDYLSIKGYDVDCAQNGITGLNLATENFYDLIVLDIMLPGMDGLEVCKLLRSDPRKTVPIIMLTARDSIDDRIAGFKTGADDYLIKPFALAELVARIEAVIRRSQGVGQYLLQVDDLIYNLDTFVVQRAGVTLKLTPLALKLLEVLMKKSPNVVRREILEQQVWGDEIPDTDILRSHIHQLRQIIDKPFDKPLLHTIPKLGYKLAESVDAS; translated from the coding sequence ATGAAAATATTAGTTATTGAAGATAATAAAGATATTCTAATTAATGTGGTTGATTACCTTTCAATTAAAGGGTATGACGTTGATTGTGCACAAAATGGTATAACAGGCCTTAATCTGGCTACTGAAAATTTTTATGATCTAATCGTATTAGATATTATGTTACCAGGGATGGATGGTTTAGAGGTTTGTAAACTATTACGTTCAGATCCTCGTAAAACTGTGCCAATTATAATGTTAACTGCGCGAGACTCCATAGATGACCGAATAGCAGGTTTTAAAACAGGAGCGGATGATTATTTGATAAAACCTTTTGCTTTAGCAGAGTTGGTTGCTCGAATAGAAGCAGTAATTAGACGAAGTCAAGGCGTTGGCCAGTATTTATTACAAGTAGATGATTTAATTTATAACTTAGATACTTTTGTGGTACAGCGAGCAGGTGTTACTCTTAAGCTAACGCCATTAGCGCTTAAACTACTAGAAGTATTAATGAAAAAAAGCCCTAATGTTGTTCGTCGAGAAATTTTAGAGCAACAAGTATGGGGAGATGAAATACCTGATACAGATATACTTCGGAGTCATATTCATCAATTAAGACAAATTATTGATAAACCGTTTGATAAACCATTACTCCATACTATACCTAAGTTAGGTTATAAATTAGCAGAGTCTGTTGATGCGTCTTAA
- a CDS encoding sensor histidine kinase, with protein MRLKQPLKKRIVIAFFLMTLIVAGVSSISIFLIVHTLEEHFVSQGLSDNLEEILNSQMSRERIQKLSQDTDFYTTDSQVSYPIPEQFKNIKDGFSEVILREGAAYYVYKETIDQQSYLIVKDQTEFEIREQMLLLVVFLGFIGSLIVSLILGKLLANHILAPIIKLADQVDKISCSENKVINVTLNNQYAHDEVGQLAAAFDRAFGELQSALERERLFTSDVSHELRTPLMVIATSCELLLLEAKELSSVQSQQINRISAANKDMNELVQTFLMLARIENNPIVGDQITLLNLAKQLAEVWSAKFKEKGITFIFEVKSSTTNTYNKTLLKTVISNLLRNAWHYTEQGEVRLVIDDDSFFVQDTGIGVPQDKQQAIFQAFVRGSNRGEGLGLGLSLVKRICTHQHWQVYVISSEESGSIFSVTLSID; from the coding sequence ATGCGTCTTAAACAACCTTTAAAAAAGCGTATAGTTATTGCTTTCTTCTTAATGACATTGATTGTTGCAGGTGTCTCATCTATCAGTATCTTTCTTATTGTTCATACTCTAGAAGAGCATTTTGTATCACAAGGCTTAAGTGATAACCTTGAAGAAATATTGAATAGTCAGATGTCACGAGAAAGGATTCAGAAGCTTAGTCAAGATACAGACTTTTACACAACGGATTCGCAAGTAAGTTATCCTATTCCAGAGCAATTTAAGAACATAAAAGATGGATTTTCAGAGGTTATCTTAAGAGAAGGTGCTGCCTATTATGTGTATAAAGAAACAATTGATCAGCAAAGTTATTTGATTGTTAAAGACCAAACTGAGTTTGAAATCCGTGAACAGATGCTCCTTTTAGTAGTTTTTTTAGGGTTTATAGGGTCATTAATTGTTTCATTGATTTTAGGGAAGTTATTAGCTAATCATATTCTTGCACCTATTATTAAATTGGCAGATCAGGTTGATAAAATCAGTTGTTCAGAAAATAAAGTAATTAATGTGACACTTAATAACCAGTATGCACATGATGAAGTGGGGCAATTAGCAGCTGCATTTGATAGGGCGTTTGGTGAGTTACAGTCTGCATTAGAAAGAGAGCGTTTGTTTACCAGTGATGTGAGCCATGAGTTAAGAACACCATTAATGGTAATAGCAACAAGCTGTGAATTACTGTTATTGGAGGCTAAAGAGCTTTCCTCAGTGCAATCTCAACAGATTAATAGAATTAGTGCCGCTAATAAAGATATGAATGAGTTGGTACAAACATTCTTAATGTTAGCACGTATCGAAAATAATCCAATTGTAGGGGATCAAATAACATTACTAAATTTAGCTAAACAGCTAGCAGAAGTTTGGTCAGCAAAATTTAAAGAAAAGGGAATAACATTTATTTTTGAGGTTAAATCTTCTACTACTAACACTTACAATAAGACGTTATTAAAAACAGTGATATCCAACTTATTACGAAATGCTTGGCATTATACGGAACAGGGAGAAGTAAGGTTGGTGATTGATGATGATAGTTTTTTTGTTCAAGATACAGGAATTGGTGTGCCTCAGGACAAACAACAAGCTATTTTTCAAGCTTTTGTAAGAGGGAGTAATCGAGGTGAAGGTTTAGGTCTAGGTTTATCCTTAGTAAAACGAATTTGTACCCACCAACATTGGCAAGTGTATGTTATTTCTAGTGAGGAAAGCGGTAGTATTTTTTCTGTTACATTAAGTATTGATTAG
- a CDS encoding histidine triad nucleotide-binding protein: MDDCLFCKIIKGEIPSKLIYEDEQVYAFHDIDPKAPVHFLVIPKKHIATLDDLQEEDKLVAGHILLTAQRLAKELGCEEGFRVVMNCNELGGQTVYHIHMHVLGQRQLDWPPG, encoded by the coding sequence ATGGATGATTGCTTATTCTGTAAAATTATTAAGGGTGAGATACCCTCTAAATTGATTTATGAAGATGAACAGGTTTATGCGTTTCATGATATTGATCCAAAAGCCCCAGTTCATTTTTTAGTTATTCCTAAAAAGCATATTGCGACACTTGATGATTTACAAGAAGAAGATAAACTAGTAGCAGGGCACATATTATTGACCGCTCAGCGTTTAGCTAAAGAACTAGGGTGTGAAGAAGGATTCAGAGTAGTAATGAACTGCAATGAATTAGGTGGGCAAACTGTTTATCACATCCATATGCATGTTTTAGGGCAGCGTCAATTAGATTGGCCACCAGGTTAG
- the coq7 gene encoding 2-polyprenyl-3-methyl-6-methoxy-1,4-benzoquinone monooxygenase, which produces MANQRHYTPADKLLMQVNSALRTLLPFSGSPYRVSPAKTFADAELTEQESKHVAGLMRINHTGEVCAQALYQGQALTAKLPEVREAMEKAAEEEIDHLAWCEERVRELGQKPSILNPLFYGLSFGMGAAAGLISDRLSLGFVAAVEDQVCRHLDEHLEQLPTDDEKSRAILEQMRVDEEKHSTNAIAAGGFKFPTPVKMGMTLLSKVMTKTTYRI; this is translated from the coding sequence ATGGCAAATCAACGTCATTACACACCTGCAGATAAGTTACTAATGCAAGTGAATTCGGCTTTACGTACTTTGCTACCATTTTCAGGGTCGCCTTATCGTGTTTCTCCTGCTAAAACCTTTGCTGATGCTGAGTTAACAGAGCAAGAAAGTAAGCATGTGGCTGGTTTAATGCGAATTAATCATACGGGCGAAGTCTGTGCTCAAGCTTTATATCAAGGCCAAGCATTAACAGCAAAATTACCTGAAGTTAGAGAAGCCATGGAAAAGGCTGCTGAAGAAGAAATTGATCATTTAGCATGGTGTGAAGAACGAGTAAGAGAGTTAGGCCAAAAACCGAGTATTTTAAATCCGCTATTTTATGGCTTGTCATTTGGTATGGGCGCTGCAGCTGGTTTAATTAGTGATCGTTTAAGTTTGGGATTTGTAGCAGCAGTTGAAGACCAAGTGTGTAGGCATCTGGATGAACATTTAGAACAGTTACCTACCGATGATGAAAAATCACGAGCTATTCTAGAACAAATGCGTGTAGATGAAGAAAAGCATTCTACTAATGCTATAGCGGCAGGTGGTTTTAAGTTTCCAACGCCTGTGAAGATGGGTATGACATTGCTTTCTAAAGTAATGACTAAAACTACTTATCGTATTTAA
- the speD gene encoding adenosylmethionine decarboxylase translates to MNSKLKLYGFNNLTKTLSFNIYDISYAETHEDQQAYIRYIDEVYDAERLTQILTAVVDIIGANILNIARQDYDPQGASVTILISEQPVAETDVDYDTESPGPLRDTILAHLDKSHITVHTYPEVHPVEGIATFRVDIDVSTCGVISPLKALNYLIHQFDSDIVTVDYRVRGFTRDVEGKKLFIDHEINSIQNYLSKDTRTNYQMMDVNVYQENLFHTKMLLKDFVLENYLFGDATNNLSDQQREKVSASLRHEMLEIFYGRNIPKNKISN, encoded by the coding sequence GTGAATAGCAAACTTAAATTATATGGATTCAATAATCTAACCAAGACCTTAAGCTTTAATATCTATGATATCAGCTATGCTGAAACCCATGAAGACCAACAAGCCTATATTCGTTACATTGATGAAGTATACGATGCTGAGCGTCTAACTCAGATACTAACAGCAGTTGTTGATATCATTGGGGCTAATATCCTTAATATTGCGCGTCAAGATTATGATCCACAGGGGGCTAGTGTAACTATCTTAATCTCAGAGCAGCCAGTCGCAGAGACTGATGTTGATTACGATACTGAATCACCAGGCCCCTTACGCGACACAATACTAGCCCACCTTGATAAAAGCCATATAACCGTTCATACCTACCCAGAAGTTCATCCTGTTGAAGGCATCGCTACCTTTCGTGTAGATATAGATGTATCAACCTGTGGTGTTATCTCTCCGTTAAAAGCACTGAACTATCTTATCCATCAGTTTGATTCTGACATTGTAACGGTTGACTATCGTGTACGTGGATTTACGCGTGATGTTGAAGGCAAAAAATTATTTATTGATCATGAAATCAATTCTATTCAAAATTATCTTTCTAAAGATACACGCACTAATTACCAGATGATGGATGTAAATGTTTATCAAGAGAATTTATTTCATACCAAAATGCTATTGAAAGATTTTGTGTTGGAAAATTACTTATTTGGCGATGCCACTAATAATTTATCTGATCAACAACGAGAAAAAGTAAGCGCCAGCTTACGCCATGAAATGTTAGAAATTTTCTACGGCCGTAATATACCTAAAAATAAAATTTCTAATTAG